Below is a window of Flavobacteriales bacterium DNA.
GAGCCGAATACAGAATGCTTGGAATTATTGGTGCCGATTTGGTAGGCATGTCTACCGTGCCTGAAGTTATTGTTGCCAATCACATGGATTTACCTTGTGCAGCAGTTTCGGTGGTAACAGATATATGCGATCCAGATAACTTGGTGCCAATATCTATAGAAGAAATAATTGAAATAGCAGGCACGGCAGAAGTAAAGTTGATCGCTTTGTTTAAGAATGTGATAAAATCGATTAGCTAAGAAAATGGCAAATTATCTAGACGCTACAGAAGATTTGTACACAAAGGCAGCGAAGAATCCCGATGTAGGCTTATGCTGTACTACTACTCCAATTTGGCAATTGCCAGAATTGGAAATTCCATCTATAATGTTGGAGATGAATTATGGCTGTGGCAGTACAGTTCATCCACGGGATTTAGTGAACGAACCTAGTATTTTATATGTAGGTGTAGGTGGAGGAATGGAACTTCTTCAGTTCTCTTACTTTAATAGGAACCCAAATGGAGTAATTGGTGTTGATGTAGTAGTTGAAATGTTGAACAAGTGCGGGGAGAATACACTTGAAGCAGAAAAATTAAACCCTTGGTTTAAATCAGACTTTATTAAGTTAAAGAAAGGAAGTGCAATGGACTTACCGGTAGAGGATAGTTCGATAGATGTTGCGGCACAAAATTGCCTCTTTAATATCTTCAAAGAAGATGATCTGAAAATAGCACTCCAAGAAATGTATCGCGTGCTTAAGCCAAATGGTAGATTGGTATTATCCGATCCTATTTGCGAACAGGGTATTCCTGAAGTATTGCG
It encodes the following:
- the arsM gene encoding arsenosugar biosynthesis arsenite methyltransferase ArsM encodes the protein MANYLDATEDLYTKAAKNPDVGLCCTTTPIWQLPELEIPSIMLEMNYGCGSTVHPRDLVNEPSILYVGVGGGMELLQFSYFNRNPNGVIGVDVVVEMLNKCGENTLEAEKLNPWFKSDFIKLKKGSAMDLPVEDSSIDVAAQNCLFNIFKEDDLKIALQEMYRVLKPNGRLVLSDPICEQGIPEVLRADDKLRALCLSGALTLKEYVTMITDIGFGTVEIRAKRPYRILDTDHYNTDVNLYIESVEVCAIKDPMPKDGPCVFTGRTGIYFGAKEVFDDGNGHSLLKNQPLSICDKTAEALLALNRRDIFISESTFFYDGGGCC
- a CDS encoding purine-nucleoside phosphorylase, giving the protein AEYRMLGIIGADLVGMSTVPEVIVANHMDLPCAAVSVVTDICDPDNLVPISIEEIIEIAGTAEVKLIALFKNVIKSIS